aaaaaaaaaaaatcaatgcaatgcaatacactaggctacaacacaataaaatacttGACTTCATAACTCTCTACACatcgcattatatatatatatatatatatatatatatatatatatatatatatatatatatatttacactcTCGACGCTTTATCTCAGAGATAACAACACTCGAAGGCCTTACAACTCGATTCAGTATACTATCACAGGAGATCGCATATCGGCGTTAATCTTCTTCAAACCTGTCATCCTCCCTGCTCTGTTGTATACTCAACAGAAGACGTCATGGGGAGTGACATGGACTGTAATCCCCTTTGGCACGTCGGCTTTCGAGAGAGGATAAGGTCGGATAGGGTGGTgcgagtgttttgtttgtttgtttgtttgtttttagcccctatacacatacatacacacacagacacacagacacagacacagacaagacacacacacacacacacacacacacacacacacacacacacacacacacacacacacacacacacacatgggtaacTGAACAAACAATAGCAATGCATAAACTTCGTGCAAGCACACATGATCTCCATgtacatagacacaggcacagagaaacaagtacaaaaaaaaggtggaggggggggggggcaagattaTGAATAACTTGTAATATATATTAAAAGATTGATATTATTttctcaacagtgtgtgtgtgtgtgtgtgtgtgtgtgtgtgtacgtgtgtgtttgtgcgtgacaaaaaaaaaaaaatcaatgcattgcaatacaatacactaggCTACGATACAATACTTGACTTCATAGATTAATAGATtattttcttttaactctctacACATCCCACTATATATAATCATACTCTCGACGCTTTATCTCAGAGATAACAAACACTCGAAGGCCTTACAACTCGATTCAGTATACTATCACAGGAGATCACATATCGGCGTTAATCTTCTTCAAACCTGTCATCCTCCCTGCTCTGTTGTATATACTCAACAGAAGACGTCATGGGGAGTGACATAGACTGTAATCCCCTTTGGCACGTCGGCGTTCGCGAGAGGATAAGGTCGGATAGGGTGGTGcgagtgttttgttttgcttgtttgtttgtttttagcccctatacacatacatacacacacagacacagacacagacaagacacagacacacacacacacacacacacacacacacacacacacacacacacatgggtaactgaacaaacaaaagcaatgcaTAAACTTCGTGCAAGTGCACATGATCTCCATGTATGTAGACAGACTCAGGCGCAGACAAACAAGTATGAAAAAGGAGGGGGGtatagggggctggggggggggagggggcaagattATGAATAACTtgtaatatatattaaaaaatagatatcattttttttttctcagcagtgagtgtgtgtgtgtgtgtgtgtgttgtttgtttgtttgtttttcatcttatCGTTTCagagactgttttgttgttgttgcatatctCATACTCCATTTGAATCGGAtttgcccttttttttgtgttgagTCTATAATcctttgttactgtttttttgtttttgttttatgacaaatagatatgattctgattgtgatgattcacacacacacacacacacacacctgattctGATAACGGTGATATTATTAAAGAACGCCTCTCCCTCTTTTGATTGTAACGTTTCTTCTTCAAAACCCCCTTTGGAACATCCCTTTAATTGTTCATGGATACGTATCATGGTAGGAACACGTGTTTTCAATAAACGATACAGTTATGTAATTATGCTTATAAATCTTATGaacctatacatatatatatatatatatatatatatatatatatatatatatatatatatatatatatgtgtgtgtgtgtgtgtgtgtgtgtatatatatatatatatatatatatatatatatatatgcatatatatatatatatatatatatatatatatatatatatatatatatatatatgcatataaataGATCTGTCCAGTATTGCTCAAGTGGAAAGATGttcaaataaaaaagagagagagaactcttgcCCATTCACAAGCTGACACCAAAGAAAATATATCTCAGTCTCTTAACAAAACAAGTTCAAACGTTTCAAAGTTTTATTCGAAAGAAtgagagactaacagacagacaggcagacagacagacagacagagagacaggcggagaaacagacagacacctgtTCCTGTATTATCGTTTCGCCGACAACTGATTTTCCCTTGTGTAAATTTGTCAGCTTGATCTGGACACTGTATCTTATGGATTAGGGGATTAGTTTGTCCTCTCTGTCATCTAACACTACCCCCTAAaaagaataaagagaaagaaagaaaaaaaaacaactcaccgaTATCACACCAAtcttctcacagagagagagagagagagagagagagagagggagagagagagagagagatgggggtgggggaggggcgaggggtgacaagagtgagaaagagagtgggagagagagagagcgttaggtgtgagaaaggaaaaaaaagggggcagagagaagagagagagtaggtgtgtgtggggagggggagaaggggcggggggaggggtgttagtgaaagagatggagggatggagggatggaagaaggaagggaggggggatgttttGTGGTGGAAATTAAGTAAGGAAAGTAATGAATATACACGGTTGTCACTGCTACTATTCAAGTGGaaaattttttgttcttgttgttgttgtttttctggagtATCACAAATCatgcactgcacatacacacgcacttgcgtaggcgtgcgcacgcgcacacgaacacatacacacgcaccgaCAGAAAGAGGTAAGAAAAGACAgccatgcagacacagacacggccacacacacacacacacacacacacacacacacacagaggcacgcacgccgacacacacacacacacacacaccacacacacaaaacaacaacaacaaaaaacacgttttTCCATTATATGAACCCAACTGTTATTAGACCTCAACCTCAACCTTTTTATCCCCGATCAAACTACGATCCGTcatcaatcctccccccccccccccctcgcccccatcccCTCTTTTTTCCCCTACCCCCCGCCTCCCTTCCCTAACCCATTTCCTCACCACAAAGCCCCTCTATTGAATACCACACACGGACACGTGATGGTGGATAATGCTGTCCGCACCTGGCTTTCCTGTGATTGGCTGATAGCGTATAATTCCCGTCGACCCTTCACAGGTCTGTACAGGTGCGTGTAGGTAGATAATAATACCTACGTCTGTGGTCAGGACTGCTATAAAGCTGCTGCCCACCAGGTGAACTTGGTCAGTTGCTAACCATGGTTGTTTGTGGTATACAGACTACTTTAATCTGAACCCATTTGTTTAGTACCCAAATCAGCTCCATTCTTGAACAACTCAATTAtaaatttcttgtgtgtgtgtgtgtgtgttggggtggggttgcatgtatttatgtgtatattATATCCTGTATTAATATAAAATATTGTTGAATAGTTTGATGTTAAACATTATGTCTACCATTTATTGTAGAATGCTATGCTATGACTATTCTCTTATTGTGGATattgtgattattgcatgtgagGTTTACGTCAAATTTGCATGAACATTTTTACGCCTTCATGTTTTCAGATCAAATGGCTGTAAATGTAATTCTGGGACATTGTTTATGTAACATCATGCAtgtattgtctttctctctctctctctctctctctctctctgagatgcaCAAATTATAACATAGGCACaaataaacagacggacagacatgcaaacaacaTGAGTCACGGAGAGAGAGTTAACGCGTCcatcttggaagcgagagaatctgagcgcgctggttcgaatcatggctcagccgctgatattttctccctctccaccagaccttgagtggtggtctggacgctagtcattcggatgagacgataaactaaggtcctgtgtgcagcatgcacttagcgcacgtaaaagaacccacggcaacaaaaggtttgttccatgcaaaattctgtagaaaattccacctcaaaaggaaaaacaaataaaactgcacgcaggaacaaaatacaaaaaaaaggtgacgctgcagtgtagcaacgcgctctccctggaaagagcaacccgaatttcacaaactgaaatctgttgtgataaaaaaaaaaaaagaaagaaagagaaatacaccaagagcaacagagagagagagagagagagagagagagagagaagtgacagacaaacacacagtgacaactggagaggcagagacagagagataatacaTAATTGAAAAATGATTATCTCTTTAAAACTAGAAATCAATATCATCCCACACAACATTCTGTGTTATTCACAATGTTTTATTTCAATCAGTGCTGCTTCTTTCAAAAATTAATATAAGatcaatataattttttttttttatgtttataaaaaaatcaataaaaaaggAAATCAAACACATGtgtatagaaaaacaaatacacaaacccaTGCCTTTTTATCCTTGGTGTACAGCTGGTATGGTatacaaaataaagtaaaattctTGGATGAAATTTTATGCACAAAATTATTTTTTATAATCGAATCAAATGACAattcatacataaaaaaaaaaagcaacagtatTTATCAGGCACTTTAAGATTGTACACATTCCATGGCAACGTTTATCTAAGTGTATCAAGCATTATCACCTCAATGACAAAGCATTGAAAATGTCATTTCACGTATTGATATTTATTTGTTTCCAAGTAtcatttgttttactttgttttttaattgtttttttttttcccatataaaccaacaaatgaataactATAAATTAAAACGTAAGTAATATTTTGCATCCAGTGATGAAGTGAGGGTGcagaacacaaaaacacacacacacaaaaatactgacAACAGAGAAGACCAAAATTATTCTTACTTTTttcacaacaaaaaaataaaatatgataaaGGATAATATAGTATAATATGACATAACATAATGTAATGTAACAGAATAGATTAGAACAGATCATAATATCATACAATAATATAACTGAATATGATGTATATTGATATAAGAAATTACGCTTACTGTCCGCAACATCCAGTGTAccttcactcacatgcacatacataagcaacaacaacaacaaaaacccactgaTTTATAAAAGAACACtgaacaaacacaaatatatatatatatatgatatctgATTATCATTACACTTCACATCATGATAAAGATGTATAAATATCTGATTATTATCACAGTTCAtaaagtcatatatatatatatatatatatatatatatatatatatatatatatatatatatatatatatatatatatatatatctgattatCATTACACTTCACATCACGATAAAGATGTATACGTATCTGATTATTATCACAGTTCGTAAAGTCAGGACTAGATTACAGCAAGAAAATACGTGAAAAATTGCCACACAAAACACAGCAATGGATCTCAAAACCAtcagtgaggtggggggtgggggttggggggggccgggggggggaatcaacatcaacaaaccaaacacagtttcagcttctgtttcaaggaggtgtcgaagCGTGCAGACTCATATaccacactacatctgctgacaaaaaaaaccccacaaaaataaaaacacacagagatgggaaagtgggggggggggggggggaagcggggaggggtgggaggattaGAGGATAGGGGGTTggtgaaagagtgaaagagacataaagagcgagacagagaaatatagaatttcacttccttttttttttttttttttttttttttttttttttttttttctaaattttatACAACTGCATAAAACAATTTAGGGGCTGTACTTCTTGATCCATAAAATCCTACCATTGTAAACCACTTACACTGTTCAGCAgaatctgaaagaaaaaacaaacaaaaaaaacctccagaCATTTGACAGTGAGTAAAATTTACATTGCACAAGACAAGACTTTGAAGTTCTGGATCTGGAAAGTACACAAATGTATTCTCAATATCGAAAAATCTATGGCTGGTTTACAAACACAACCAGTGTAACCTTTTCCAGTATGTAATTTTAGTTGTTATTTTCAAACCAAAGGGCTACACACAGTACAAACGATTGTTCAATAACTGTACACTTGTtctcataagaaaaaaaaaaaaagagagtaaaattaCACTGATGGATCTTTCAACAAGTGGTACATAATACCAACAGATACTCAAGTGGAAAGgttacagtacaatataataatgTAGCACTGAGAATGAAAAGCAAGTGGGGACCAGGTTTTTGTAAGTTATCACGAGTATACGGTTTTGTTGAAATGAATCAGTGCATGctttagcacgcacacacacacacacacacacacacacacacaccacctacataTATCATgcatttgtgtggggtgggggtgtgtgtgtggggggatgtctgtgtgtctgtgtctgactgtaatAAACAACTACAATAAAACAGTGCGGCTGTTGCCatttaagaaagaaaacagtacaaTCAAACAAGTCAATGTACAAAATCAAAAAAAGACATCCCTCTGTGTTACATTACATACAATAATGACACTGACGACTGGCACTTTTGATTATCATGGATATTGAAAcactctttccagttcagttagGTTAACAAATAGgatgaattactttttttttttttttttttttttataacctgtCGACACATTGCAAATAAGACAAacacaagttttaattatcctttcactcctattggagtatggaggattactgctctcactcacacacacacacacacacacacacacacacacacacacacacacacatgatcacacagcCAATTTCACAGCCAAAGAAATCTCATCCCGAGAAATCATCCCACATTTTTTAAGTTTTGTGCCTGCCACAACACAATCTGGGAACATACAGAATCAGTGCATTTTTTTTCCCACAGAAATCACACAAGTGCTTAACAACAGATGAATAATAACCAATGAGACAATTTCAGGAAACCATGGTCACTCAATGAGAAATTACTTGCAGAGACTCAAATCTGGTTTACAGGTATGGAAGTTCACCGTTTCTAACCTACATCAGCATATTGAACACTAAGCTGttcagcggtagtagtagtagtagtagtagtagatagtagcagcagaagcagtagtactagtagtagtagtggtaatgctGCTACtattttttgttatcatcattaaaaaaaaaatgtggcttaTAATGCTACtattttttgttatcatcattaaaaaaaaaaaaggtggcttaTAATAAAGAAAGCACTctcaccaacaaagaaaacaatgctGCAATGTTTGGTGGGGTGTGATCACGCCATGACTGTGTTAACTTTTGCAATATCTGCAgtgaacacacgcacaacacttGGAGTGAAAGTGACACAtcaaaaatgctttttttttttttttttttctgcatacaaTGCTGCATGCAGCAATGTTTGGTGGCATGTGATAACACCATGACTGTGTTAACTTTTGTAATATTTGCAatggacacacgcatgcacttggAGTGAAAGTGACACATCAAAAatggttggggggttttttgtttggtttttttctgcagACTCAGAACAGGTTTTGCTAAGTTCCaagatattactttttttttgttttttggtttttctggggttttttttttttttgtttatttgtttttgttgtttttgttttctgtatatttgtatgtataggAGCTGGGCAGAGGAGTTCAGGGATggtaaggaggggaggggaggggggtggggtggaggggggtgggggggcaagggggagttAAGATGGCACTCACTCACCCCCAAAATTAATGTCTTCCATATGCAAAaacccacacactgtctctgtgtttgatTTCCATCACACTTTGTTAACAAGTATACACACATCATTCAGTACAGTTTGCATACttctatatatttgtatttgtatttgcattatatatatatatatatatatatatatatatatatatataaattagagacagaccgacagggagagagagacagagaaagtgaatcTGTTTTTCATTggtcctctctttttttcctgtacTCATTTACAAGAAACTATCAACAATTCTCTTTACACCGTAGTTATGAACCAAAACAACAAATCACAGCAAACAGCTGGGGCTAAAACACTGTGAAGGATCACATCACCCATGACCAAAGTACACTGGTTGCAATCGgtccacaccaccccaacccacacagcagaacacccccccccccccccccccccccccaacccccccccaaaaaaaaacaacaaaaaaaaaacccaccaacaacaaaacttctcCGCTCTCAGCAGAGAACCCTCGCAGACGCAGACGTCCAACCACTGCTTCTAGTtctactactccttcttcttcttcttcttcttggacgtCGGCGGCCTCCCGTGGTGACAGGCGCAGTCCCTGTAGCGGAACATCTTGACCGCGTGCTCCCCGGTCACGGAGAACTCCGAGGTGATCAGGTGACCTTCCGGGCCCACCGACACCGAGTGGATGCAGCCCACGTCATCCGTGGGCGTCAGCACCTGCTGGAAAAAGGCGCCGGCGGCGGTGTACAGGCTGACCGTGTGGTTCAGCACGTCCACCAACAGAATCTGCCCAAAGGGCATGACAAAGAGGCCCCCGGGGCAGCAGAACAGACCCTCTGTCGGGGACTGGGGGCAGAAGCGCCGCAGCAGCGTCCCGTCCGGGCTGAACACCTTGACGCACTCGTCCGGGGGGTCGCTGACAATGATCTCCCCTTGCTCGCTCATGCCCACGTGGAGGGGGCTGttgcctcctcccctcttcttcacGTTGTTGCTGCCGCTGCCGGTGGTGACGGGGATGGAGAAGGCAGAGAGGAGGTGAAGGTCGTCGTCGTACAGCTCCACGGTGCGACCCAGGGTGCAGACGGCCAGGTGGGACCGGCGGTCCGCGGCCAGGCTGTAAGGTGGGTGGCCTGTGGTCACCTGGTTGAAGAACTGACCCAGCTCCGTGAAAACCTgttctcacaaacaaacacagacatacatgcacacaaatgcacacacacacacacacacacacacacacacacatacatatatatacacagatgaTGGAAATATCATGAACCATTATACAACAAAATATCATCTTCCACTGAGAAACTCTGTTTTcacaaaagagcacacacacacacacacacatacactggaaaCATCTCTAAATATAATACTAGATATATATTGTTTTGATAaaatctgttcacacacacacacacacaaacacacacacacacacacacaaatgctcttTTATAATGGAAATATAAGTAACAATGTCATGATACAATCTTGCTCaaagatgttcacacacacacacacacacacacacacacacacacacaccgacatccacccacccacacacacacagaaaaacaggcatagaaacaggcacacactttctctctctctctctcaaacaaacacacacaaataatacagACATACAACCATAATACAACATATCTTGCTCTGAGAAAATCTTTCATAGTAATACTCTTTTCTCTTTCATAGAAATATCTgcaaccacaatacaacacatcctGGCCTGAGTaagcctgttcacacacacacacacacacacacacacacacacacacacacacctcctttataatggaaaaaaaatctgtaaccACCATAATAAAACATATCTTCCCCTGAGAATGTCTGTTCATGCACAAAACTTCCATTTGACAAGGATTTTCTCTCTGAgaggtaccacacacacacacacacacacacacacacacacttgctccaATCCAACTACCTCAACATGCTGGTTCCTCCAGTCCACCATGGCCTGATGACTGCTTGCCAGCAGTTCCactatgcacatgcacactatTCCCCACCTCTATGCTCGCTCCCATCATACCCCCTGACcctaactacccccccccctcccgcccccctccaccaccccccccccacacacacacaggtagcagCGAAGCAAACTCAGTATCTCTTCCTTCTAACCAACACAGTATCTCTTCCACCAACAATTACCTGaacattgtttttttctcctgttggTGAGTGACT
The window above is part of the Babylonia areolata isolate BAREFJ2019XMU chromosome 23, ASM4173473v1, whole genome shotgun sequence genome. Proteins encoded here:
- the LOC143298159 gene encoding protein meiotic P26-like: MVDLQSKYRLYSLGYTAIQPRAATPLRELCHETGRKLFSARRDRPVHDCRAEVVKELTAPEYWDAWLLSHGLQSTYGDCVSSHETRRDLLALPEKKTPSKLLFQIGLKGSDPGEFDYPRGVCVTKNSDIAVADSYNHRVQVFNRCGVFKLAFGRQGCREGEFNEPTDVLELPATSHFAVADRRNKRVQVFTELGQFFNQVTTGHPPYSLAADRRSHLAVCTLGRTVELYDDDLHLLSAFSIPVTTGSGSNNVKKRGGGNSPLHVGMSEQGEIIVSDPPDECVKVFSPDGTLLRRFCPQSPTEGLFCCPGGLFVMPFGQILLVDVLNHTVSLYTAAGAFFQQVLTPTDDVGCIHSVSVGPEGHLITSEFSVTGEHAVKMFRYRDCACHHGRPPTSKKKKKKKE